The sequence AAAGTGATTAATAGTTGTTCTACAGGCGgtaaaaagtgttaaaacacTCTCATTACAGGACTGAGCTTTTAGTGAAGTGAGGTGGCTCTTAAAAGAGCCGTTGTGGTTTGTGGAGCAGCAGATAATTTAAGCTCTCTCTCCGCGGATGCGACGGGCCAGCTGGATGTCTTTGGGCATGATGGTGACTCTCTTGGCGTGGATGGCGCACAGGTTGGTGTCCTCGAAGAGGCCGACCAGGTAAGCCTCGCTGGCCTCCTGCAGAGCCATGACAGCGGAGCTCTGGAAGCGCAGGTCGGTCTTGAAATCCTGAGCGATTTCACGGACCAGGCGCTGGAAGGGCAGCTTGCGGATCAGCAGCTCGGTGGATTTCTGGTAGCGACGGATCTCACGGAGAGCCACGGTACCGGGCCTGTAACGGTGAGGCTTCTTCACTCCGCCGGTGGCCGGGGCGCTCTTACGAGCAGCCTTGGTGGCCAGCTGCTTCCTGGGAGCTTTACCTCCGGTAGACTTACGAGCGGTCTGCTTGGTTCTTGCCAtgatttcttctttctctgctAACAGTAGAAATGTGCAGCTGAAAGAGGAGACACGCTGCTCTTAAACTGTGGGACCGGCTGTCACACGGTGACGCTGCTTCAGTCCTCCGCCTCCTGATTGGTGAGCGGCCCCTCCTGGAGCTCAGCACCGCCCCAATCTCCGCTGCTTATTGGCcgaaaaatactttcaaaaagTCCGCC is a genomic window of Plectropomus leopardus isolate mb unplaced genomic scaffold, YSFRI_Pleo_2.0 unplaced_scaffold21735, whole genome shotgun sequence containing:
- the LOC121965817 gene encoding histone H3, with translation MARTKQTARKSTGGKAPRKQLATKAARKSAPATGGVKKPHRYRPGTVALREIRRYQKSTELLIRKLPFQRLVREIAQDFKTDLRFQSSAVMALQEASEAYLVGLFEDTNLCAIHAKRVTIMPKDIQLARRIRGERA